A window of the Zootoca vivipara chromosome 14, rZooViv1.1, whole genome shotgun sequence genome harbors these coding sequences:
- the LOC118092975 gene encoding ATP-sensitive inward rectifier potassium channel 12, which yields MSAGRVNPYSIVSSEEDGLTLTTMSGVNGFGNGKIHTRRKCRNRFVKKNGQCNVEFTNMDDKPQRYIADMFTTCVDIRWRYMLLLFSLAFLVSWLLFGLIFWLIALFHGDIEKPVKDETFTPCLLQVNGFVAAFLFSIETQTTIGYGFRCVTEECPLAVFMVVLQSIVGCIIDSFMIGAIMAKMARPKKRAETLLFSHHAVIAMRDGKLCLMWRVGNLRKSHIVEAHVRAQLIKSRITEEGEYIPLDQIDIDVGFDKGLDRIFLVSPLTILHEINEESPLFGISRQDLETDDFEIVVILEGMVEATAMTTQARSSYLSSEILWGHRFEPVLFEEKCQYKVDFSHFHKTYEVPSTPCCSAKDLMENKFLLPNTNSFCYENELAFMSRDEEEEEEEDDDSRGLDDPGSDNQPEFETLQATVALDQRSYRRESEI from the coding sequence ATGAGTGCAGGTAGAGTGAACCCTTACAGCATTGTATCTTCTGAGGAAGACGGGTTGACTTTAACCACCATGTCGGGAGTAAATGGCTTTGGCAACGGTAAGATCCACACAAGGAGGAAATGCCGGAACCGGTTCGTTAAGAAGAACGGACAATGCAATGTTGAGTTTACCAACATGGATGACAAACCACAGAGGTACATTGCGGACATGTTCACTACGTGTGTGGACATCCGCTGGAGATATATGCTGCTCCTCTTCTCACTTGCCTTTCTGGTGTCTTGGTTGTTGTTTGGTCTTATTTTTTGGCTCATAGCGCTTTTCCACGGAGATATCGAGAAGCCGGTCAAGGACGAAACGTTCACCCCTTGCCTCCTGCAAGTGAATGGCTTTGTGGCCGCTTTCCTGTTCTCCATTGAGACACAGACCACGATAGGCTACGGGTTCCGGTGCGTGACAGAGGAGTGCCCACTCGCTGTTTTCATGGTGGTCCTCCAGTCCATTGTGGGGTGCATCATTGACTCTTTCATGATTGGCGCCATCATGGCAAAAATGGCTAGGCCCAAGAAGAGGGCCGAAACCTTGCTCTTCAGCCACCATGCGGTCATAGCCATGAGGGACGGCAAGCTTTGCCTGATGTGGAGAGTGGGGAACCTGCGGAAAAGCCACATTGTTGAGGCTCATGTCAGAGCTCAGCTAATAAAGTCCAGGATCACCGAAGAGGGGGAATACATCCCACTTGACCAAATAGATATTGACGTTGGGTTCGACAAAGGCTTGGACCGCATTTTCTTAGTGTCCCCGCTCACCATCCTCCACGAGATCAATGAAGAGAGCCCTCTGTTTGGGATTAGCCGGCAGGATCTGGAAACGGACGACTTTGAAATCGTGGTTATCCTTGAGGGCATGGTGGAAGCTACCGCCATGACAACGCAAGCCCGGAGCTCCTACTTGTCCAGCGAGATCTTGTGGGGCCACCGCTTTGAGCCCGTCTTGTTTGAGGAGAAATGCCAGTACAAAGTTGACTTCTCGCACTTCCACAAGACGTATGAGGTCCCGTCGACCCCATGCTGCAGTGCCAAGGACCTGATGGAAAACAAATTCCTCCTCCCGAACACCAACTCTTTCTGCTACGAGAACGAGCTTGCCTTCATGAGCCgtgatgaggaggaagaggaggaggaggatgacgacAGCAGAGGTTTGGACGATCCAGGCTCAGACAACCAGCCTGAATTTGAGACGCTGCAGGCCACTGTAGCTCTGGATCAAAGATCCTACAGAAGGGAGTCAGAAATATGA